The following are encoded together in the Pseudoxanthomonas sp. YR558 genome:
- a CDS encoding glycosyltransferase: MEIVHFVENLDRGGLERTVVDLIASQREAGHQCRVICLFKLGLLAKELLASGVRVDACGKRPGMDLHALRRARALLRQSPDAVLHTHNAMAHYYAVIASLGLPLKCRINTRHGMGGRVRSGRQEWLYRLSMRFTDYAVAVCEAARERFADEGVRPRRGLLSVPNGIRLERFKPADTTGRQALATELGWPVGSRVIGTVGRLQPVKDHALLLRAFAKVRMQVPEAVLAIVGDGPLRGALEAQAEQAGLSDAVRFLGDRHDVPRLLTGMDVFALSSASEGYSIALLEACAAGLPIVATDVGGNREIVRDGVNGRLVPAADVAALATALIALLRGGDEAGRMGRAGQAWAQAEASFRTMAERYHGLYDPPDCDSCTMAVQGRLS, encoded by the coding sequence GTGGAGATCGTGCATTTCGTCGAGAACCTGGATCGTGGTGGCCTGGAGCGCACCGTGGTGGACCTGATCGCCAGCCAGCGCGAAGCAGGGCACCAGTGCCGGGTGATCTGCCTCTTCAAACTGGGCTTGCTGGCCAAGGAGTTGCTCGCCAGCGGCGTGCGCGTGGATGCTTGCGGCAAGCGGCCCGGGATGGATCTGCATGCGCTGCGGCGCGCCCGCGCGCTGCTCCGGCAATCGCCGGACGCCGTGCTCCACACCCATAATGCAATGGCGCACTACTACGCCGTCATCGCATCGTTGGGCCTGCCTTTGAAGTGCCGGATCAACACGCGCCACGGCATGGGCGGACGGGTGCGCAGTGGGCGTCAGGAATGGCTGTACCGCCTGAGCATGCGTTTCACCGACTACGCCGTCGCTGTTTGCGAAGCGGCGCGCGAGCGCTTCGCAGACGAGGGCGTTCGACCGCGGCGTGGCCTGCTGTCGGTGCCGAACGGGATCCGCCTGGAGCGCTTCAAGCCCGCCGACACGACGGGGCGCCAGGCGCTGGCCACCGAGTTGGGTTGGCCGGTGGGCAGCCGCGTCATCGGTACGGTCGGACGGCTTCAGCCGGTGAAGGACCACGCGCTGCTGCTGCGCGCGTTCGCGAAGGTCCGCATGCAGGTGCCGGAAGCGGTGCTCGCCATCGTCGGCGACGGACCGCTGCGCGGTGCGCTGGAAGCGCAGGCCGAGCAGGCGGGGCTGTCGGATGCGGTCCGGTTCCTGGGCGACCGCCACGATGTGCCGCGTCTGTTGACGGGCATGGATGTGTTCGCGCTCTCGTCGGCCAGCGAAGGCTATTCGATCGCGCTACTGGAGGCATGCGCGGCCGGATTGCCGATCGTGGCCACCGATGTGGGCGGCAACCGCGAGATCGTCCGCGACGGGGTCAATGGCCGTCTTGTGCCGGCCGCCGACGTGGCCGCCCTCGCGACGGCGCTGATCGCGCTGCTGCGAGGAGGCGACGAGGCGGGCAGGATGGGCCGCGCGGGCCAGGCCTGGGCGCAGGCCGAGGCCTCGTTCCGGACCATGGCGGAGCGGTACCATGGCCTCTACGATCCGCCGGATTGCGATTCGTGCACCATGGCCGTACAGGGACGCCTGTCGTGA
- a CDS encoding heparinase II/III family protein produces MRASPSKLKTHGIPSAILLGFALVAAAIGHCGAADAPESTPQSPERAVAAPPPPTAAPATAPAVATGVDQLKIDLSSVDRRSPAFGRFRSWVDSAVSGSPGYAFSASDAALMALSGGGDKYCKLAIRMVEQEVNEAESAIASGGRPAIAGDSYLEVGPRIADLAMTLHACRPDIAPAQQQRWSALAEQAVWNVWNPARAQWGGRTHAWTGWSIDNPGNNYYFSFIEATMYWALVSGSPTWMEELRQRRLPPLKAYYADLPGGGSREGTGYGAAQMRLFGLYRLWKDSTGEDLAAANTHARDSIPYWVHATVPTLDRFAPIGDQARSSVPELFDYHRRLVLEARQLTTDADALALSSWWLRNISVPRMSQGFNSRYDLLAAGESNEAPKALVYYAEGAGHLFARSDWGKDAMWMSFVAGPYNESHAHQDQGGFTLFARDWLAVTENIWTHSGIQQGTPVHNVVRFERANADAQQCAAPRGDTVVHQCESTRSRSKVTVTPRPDGGVTALADLTPVYRDNPALQSWQRRIDFGGRKLLVRDDFRLGAGTRAIFQVNVPERPVVQGNEAVAGRLRIRVLEPANATLRVHTWSDDDPQEFRRGWRVDVAGGQDGYTVELSEK; encoded by the coding sequence ATGCGCGCCTCGCCTTCCAAGCTGAAAACCCATGGCATTCCCAGCGCGATCCTGCTCGGGTTCGCCCTGGTGGCCGCCGCGATCGGCCATTGCGGCGCCGCGGATGCGCCCGAAAGCACGCCACAGTCCCCCGAGCGGGCCGTCGCGGCCCCGCCGCCGCCCACCGCAGCGCCTGCCACGGCTCCGGCCGTTGCGACCGGCGTGGACCAGTTGAAAATCGATCTGTCATCCGTCGACCGGCGATCGCCCGCCTTCGGCCGCTTCCGCAGTTGGGTCGACAGCGCCGTGTCCGGCAGTCCTGGCTATGCGTTCTCTGCCAGCGACGCCGCGTTGATGGCGTTGTCGGGCGGCGGTGACAAGTATTGCAAGCTGGCCATCCGCATGGTCGAGCAAGAAGTGAACGAGGCCGAAAGCGCCATCGCTTCGGGCGGACGTCCGGCCATCGCGGGCGACTCCTATCTCGAAGTCGGACCCCGGATCGCCGATCTGGCGATGACGCTGCATGCCTGCCGGCCCGACATCGCTCCCGCCCAGCAACAGCGCTGGTCCGCTCTCGCCGAGCAGGCGGTCTGGAACGTCTGGAACCCGGCGCGCGCGCAATGGGGCGGGCGCACCCACGCGTGGACGGGCTGGTCGATCGACAACCCGGGCAACAACTACTACTTCAGCTTCATCGAAGCCACCATGTACTGGGCGCTGGTGAGCGGCAGCCCGACCTGGATGGAAGAACTGCGGCAGCGGCGCCTGCCGCCATTGAAGGCCTACTACGCCGACCTGCCGGGCGGCGGCAGTCGCGAGGGCACCGGTTACGGCGCCGCGCAAATGCGTCTGTTCGGTCTCTACCGACTGTGGAAGGACAGCACGGGCGAAGACCTGGCCGCGGCGAACACGCATGCACGCGACAGCATCCCCTACTGGGTGCACGCCACTGTGCCCACGCTGGACCGCTTCGCGCCGATCGGCGACCAGGCGCGCAGTTCGGTGCCGGAGTTGTTCGACTACCACCGTCGGCTGGTGCTGGAAGCGCGCCAGCTGACCACGGACGCCGATGCGCTGGCGCTCTCGTCCTGGTGGTTGCGCAACATCTCGGTGCCGCGGATGAGCCAGGGGTTCAATTCGCGCTATGACCTCCTGGCCGCCGGCGAATCGAACGAGGCACCCAAGGCATTGGTCTACTACGCGGAAGGCGCCGGCCACCTGTTCGCGCGCAGCGACTGGGGTAAGGACGCGATGTGGATGTCCTTCGTCGCCGGCCCCTACAACGAAAGCCATGCCCACCAGGACCAGGGCGGTTTCACCCTGTTCGCGCGCGACTGGCTGGCCGTGACCGAAAACATCTGGACCCACAGCGGCATCCAGCAGGGCACCCCCGTGCACAACGTGGTGCGGTTCGAACGGGCAAACGCCGATGCGCAGCAATGCGCCGCGCCGCGCGGCGACACCGTCGTACACCAGTGCGAATCCACCCGCTCCCGCTCGAAGGTGACCGTCACTCCCCGTCCGGACGGCGGCGTGACGGCGCTCGCCGACCTGACCCCGGTCTACCGCGACAACCCCGCCCTGCAGTCCTGGCAACGCCGTATCGACTTCGGCGGACGCAAGCTGCTGGTTCGCGACGACTTCCGGTTGGGAGCGGGTACACGCGCCATCTTCCAGGTCAACGTACCGGAGCGCCCGGTGGTCCAGGGCAACGAAGCTGTGGCGGGCCGTTTGCGCATCCGCGTGCTGGAACCGGCCAACGCGACCCTGCGCGTGCATACCTGGAGCGACGACGATCCCCAGGAATTCCGACGGGGATGGCGGGTGGACGTAGCCGGTGGCCAGGACGGCTATACCGTCGAACTGAGCGAAAAATAG
- a CDS encoding polysaccharide biosynthesis protein — protein MNPHATMEKPVTPDNERLHGVPHRAEPSRSLALMDEPKALTPRELEDRRVIHRNDSVREQADAFRELRTRLLTLGGERNFVTLVAPVSHGCGGSFVARNLAAAFAFDDTKSSLLIDCDALHPTQHTALHVDAGHGGLIDYLEDSDADLARILYRTGVPRLRLIPSGRQREMTGEAFSSFRMRAMVDSLRSRYPDRYLVLDSPSVLGSPDARILSELADLVVLVAGYGKVTPDKLEKAIGSFPADKVAGVVFNEIP, from the coding sequence ATGAACCCACACGCCACCATGGAAAAGCCCGTGACCCCGGACAACGAACGACTGCACGGCGTGCCCCACCGCGCCGAACCCTCCCGCTCGCTGGCCCTCATGGACGAGCCGAAGGCGCTGACGCCGCGCGAGCTCGAAGATCGTCGCGTCATCCACCGCAACGACTCGGTCCGCGAACAGGCCGATGCGTTCCGCGAACTGCGCACGCGCCTGCTGACGCTGGGCGGCGAGCGCAATTTCGTCACCCTGGTGGCGCCGGTTTCGCACGGCTGCGGCGGCAGTTTCGTCGCCCGCAATCTGGCGGCCGCCTTCGCGTTCGACGACACCAAGAGCTCGCTGCTGATCGATTGCGACGCGCTGCACCCCACCCAGCACACCGCGCTGCACGTCGATGCCGGTCATGGCGGCCTGATCGACTACCTCGAGGATTCAGACGCCGATCTGGCGCGGATCCTCTACCGTACCGGCGTGCCTCGCCTGCGTCTGATCCCCAGCGGTCGCCAGCGCGAGATGACGGGCGAGGCGTTCAGCTCATTCCGCATGCGCGCGATGGTCGACTCGCTGCGCAGCCGCTATCCCGACCGCTACCTGGTGCTGGACAGCCCCTCGGTGCTGGGGTCCCCCGATGCGCGCATCCTGTCCGAACTGGCCGACCTGGTAGTGCTGGTCGCCGGCTATGGCAAGGTCACGCCGGACAAGCTGGAAAAGGCCATCGGCAGCTTCCCCGCCGACAAGGTAGCCGGCGTGGTGTTCAACGAAATCCCCTGA
- a CDS encoding glycosyltransferase family A protein yields the protein MAPSSPVTAADYTVVIPAFNASATLAHALDSVMAQTLPAREVVVVDDGSPDRTEIARIVAGYGGRVVLLQQENAGPAAARNAGVRASGGAWIAFLDADDSWLPHKMQAQLALAGDEDVGLLHGAARLDRLMLPEEMDFDLLWRANRICTSMTVVRRSVFERLGGFFEAPELIGAEDYNLWLRIAHAGWRVRACEGLVGHYTPAEGSLTSRIERCALAEIRNARELGESLGLPRRDIRWKLRAIRTDFARHLIHARCPSPARRLLVRALFERPTLERIGLMSVSYVPTPLLDMRRRLRKRGRQTLYGF from the coding sequence ATGGCACCGTCTTCCCCCGTGACGGCCGCCGATTACACGGTAGTGATCCCCGCCTTCAATGCCTCCGCCACGCTCGCGCATGCGCTGGACAGCGTGATGGCGCAGACCTTGCCCGCGCGCGAAGTGGTCGTGGTGGACGATGGATCGCCGGACCGCACGGAGATCGCCAGGATCGTCGCCGGTTACGGCGGCCGCGTGGTCCTGCTGCAGCAGGAGAATGCTGGTCCCGCGGCCGCGCGTAACGCCGGGGTCCGTGCATCGGGCGGCGCGTGGATCGCGTTCCTGGATGCGGACGACAGTTGGCTGCCGCACAAGATGCAGGCGCAGTTGGCGCTCGCGGGAGATGAAGATGTCGGCCTGCTGCATGGCGCCGCGCGCCTGGATCGATTGATGCTGCCGGAAGAGATGGACTTCGATCTGCTGTGGCGAGCGAACCGTATCTGCACGTCGATGACGGTCGTACGCAGGAGTGTCTTCGAACGCTTGGGCGGCTTCTTCGAGGCGCCGGAACTGATCGGTGCCGAGGACTACAACCTGTGGCTGCGTATCGCGCACGCGGGCTGGCGCGTGCGCGCCTGTGAAGGACTGGTCGGCCACTACACACCGGCCGAAGGCAGCCTGACGAGCAGAATCGAGCGCTGTGCGCTGGCGGAGATACGCAACGCGCGCGAACTCGGCGAATCGCTGGGGTTGCCGCGTCGCGATATCCGCTGGAAGTTGCGCGCGATCCGCACGGACTTCGCGCGCCACCTGATCCATGCACGCTGCCCCTCGCCGGCACGCCGGCTGCTGGTGCGCGCCTTGTTCGAGCGGCCGACGCTGGAGCGGATCGGCCTGATGTCGGTCAGCTACGTGCCGACACCTTTGCTCGACATGCGTCGCCGCCTGCGCAAGCGCGGGCGGCAGACGCTGTACGGCTTTTGA
- a CDS encoding outer membrane beta-barrel protein produces MRPSRLRISALATSVLAAFSGHASAARVDYTIDLGMERNSNVTMAPSDPIEQRYLRGGIGFSITESISALQLSLDGRAEYRDYEDDIFADTVDGTLSGRMNWVAIPDRLFVVVEDNLTVQPVDSLVPDGPGNRQQVNVFSAGPTMLFNWSPQLHGQAELRYVNSDAEVTEEFNSQRLAAALRTIRELTPTSRISLNLQAQRVDFDDDIVARDYNRYDLYGRYVRELANFQLGADLGYSRIDYRQGESRSEPLLRADAEWTLSPHSQLTAVVSSQFSDTATDALAGIQSESTVPVNVLTGDAVVNASPYEVRSLDLGYSYTGTRLNLSLTPFVQKRDYVDSDEFDQKTRGSRFDLHWLMRRGLSLGTYATWERLDYTQLGREDKTTRVGASLEYQWVRRWAVRLHAERYKRESTDLNQDVAQNIVYLSVAYSNR; encoded by the coding sequence ATGCGACCTTCCCGCCTCCGCATTTCCGCGCTAGCAACGTCCGTGCTGGCCGCGTTCTCCGGCCATGCCTCCGCCGCCCGCGTCGACTACACCATCGACCTGGGCATGGAGCGCAACAGCAACGTGACGATGGCGCCGTCCGATCCGATCGAGCAGCGCTACCTGCGGGGCGGCATCGGCTTCAGCATCACCGAGAGCATCTCCGCCCTCCAGCTGAGCCTGGACGGGCGCGCCGAATATAGAGACTACGAAGACGACATCTTCGCCGACACGGTCGATGGCACGCTATCGGGAAGGATGAATTGGGTCGCCATTCCCGACCGGCTCTTCGTCGTGGTCGAAGACAACCTCACGGTGCAACCCGTGGATTCGCTGGTGCCCGACGGACCCGGCAACCGCCAGCAGGTCAACGTCTTCTCGGCCGGTCCGACGATGCTCTTCAATTGGTCGCCGCAACTGCATGGCCAGGCGGAACTGCGCTATGTGAACAGCGACGCCGAAGTGACCGAGGAGTTCAATTCTCAGCGTCTCGCCGCCGCCTTGCGCACGATCCGGGAGCTCACGCCCACCAGCCGTATCTCGCTGAACCTGCAGGCGCAGCGCGTGGATTTCGACGACGACATCGTCGCCCGCGACTACAACCGCTACGACCTGTACGGCCGCTATGTCCGCGAGCTGGCGAATTTCCAGTTGGGCGCGGATCTGGGCTATTCGCGCATCGACTACCGCCAGGGCGAATCGCGCTCCGAACCGCTGTTGCGTGCCGACGCAGAATGGACGCTGTCGCCGCACAGCCAGCTGACCGCCGTGGTGTCGAGCCAGTTCTCCGACACCGCCACCGATGCGCTGGCCGGCATCCAGTCCGAATCCACCGTGCCGGTCAACGTCCTGACCGGCGACGCGGTGGTGAACGCATCCCCCTACGAGGTCCGCAGCCTGGACCTTGGCTACAGCTACACCGGCACGCGCTTGAACCTGTCGCTGACGCCGTTCGTGCAAAAGCGCGACTACGTCGATTCGGACGAGTTCGACCAGAAGACGCGTGGCTCGCGGTTCGACCTGCACTGGCTGATGCGTCGCGGGCTCTCGCTGGGCACCTACGCCACCTGGGAACGCCTGGACTACACGCAGCTCGGGCGCGAGGACAAGACGACGCGGGTCGGTGCCAGTCTGGAATACCAGTGGGTACGTCGCTGGGCGGTGCGGTTGCACGCAGAGCGCTACAAGCGCGAGAGCACCGACCTGAACCAGGACGTCGCACAGAACATCGTCTACCTGAGCGTCGCTTACTCCAACCGTTGA
- a CDS encoding phenylacetate--CoA ligase family protein has translation MTGLYEPLFRHVLFPAYESGLRGRKTLAYLREYERQQWLAPEQIDALQWQKLQQLIRHCWEHVPYYRETWSALGISAPDDIRDLAHFARLPVLDKPTIRANFDRLIADPYRQGLLYKTTGGSTGEPLKFGYTRESYERRVAVMWRGYGWAGARLGQRTLYLWGTPIGAQKRKDRLYHGAFNRCMLNAFEMDRTRMAEYADAIDRFRPETIVSYVAPIVEMADWLIASGRRVHAPMRILGAAEALHASQKQRIEQAFGAPAYNTYGCREFMLIAAECEHRDGLHVNADHLVVELGHGEGAGPEGPRELVVSDLHNYGMPLLRYVNGDLATPGHGRCACGRGLPRLASVDGRKLDALRTPDGRFVPGEYIVYAFLAATGVRRYQVVQKQLDAFEILIVRDEGFDPSVIELVRRELVKVVGDSVALDFRFTDEIPLTPTGKQRVTVSELRG, from the coding sequence ATGACCGGTCTTTACGAACCGCTTTTCCGCCATGTGCTGTTCCCGGCCTATGAATCGGGCCTGCGCGGCCGCAAGACGCTGGCCTACCTGCGCGAGTACGAGCGCCAGCAATGGCTGGCGCCCGAGCAGATCGACGCGCTCCAGTGGCAGAAGCTGCAGCAGCTGATCCGTCACTGTTGGGAGCACGTGCCCTATTACCGGGAAACGTGGAGCGCGCTGGGCATCTCTGCGCCGGATGACATACGCGACCTCGCGCACTTCGCCCGCCTGCCGGTACTCGACAAGCCTACGATCCGCGCCAACTTCGATCGCCTCATCGCCGATCCGTACAGGCAGGGCCTGCTCTACAAGACCACCGGCGGTTCGACCGGTGAGCCGCTGAAATTCGGGTACACGCGCGAGAGCTACGAGCGTCGCGTCGCGGTCATGTGGCGCGGCTATGGTTGGGCGGGTGCGCGCTTGGGCCAACGCACGCTGTACTTGTGGGGTACGCCGATCGGCGCGCAGAAGCGCAAGGACCGGCTCTACCACGGGGCCTTCAACCGCTGCATGCTGAATGCGTTCGAGATGGACCGCACGCGCATGGCCGAGTACGCCGACGCGATCGATCGCTTCCGTCCGGAGACCATCGTGTCGTATGTCGCACCGATCGTGGAAATGGCGGACTGGCTGATCGCCAGCGGTCGGCGCGTGCACGCGCCGATGCGCATCCTCGGCGCGGCGGAGGCGTTGCACGCCTCGCAGAAGCAGCGTATAGAGCAGGCCTTCGGCGCGCCTGCCTACAACACCTATGGGTGCCGCGAGTTCATGTTGATCGCGGCGGAGTGCGAACACCGCGACGGCCTGCACGTGAACGCCGACCACCTGGTGGTGGAGCTGGGCCACGGCGAAGGAGCCGGCCCGGAGGGTCCGCGTGAGCTGGTGGTCAGCGACCTGCACAACTACGGCATGCCGCTGTTGCGTTACGTCAACGGCGATCTGGCCACGCCGGGCCACGGGCGCTGCGCCTGCGGGCGCGGGTTGCCGCGGCTTGCGAGCGTGGATGGACGCAAGCTGGACGCGCTGCGCACGCCGGATGGGCGGTTCGTGCCGGGCGAGTACATCGTCTACGCCTTCCTGGCCGCGACAGGCGTGCGTCGTTACCAGGTGGTGCAGAAGCAGTTGGATGCCTTCGAGATCCTGATCGTGCGCGACGAGGGCTTCGATCCGTCGGTGATCGAACTCGTGCGGCGCGAGCTGGTCAAGGTAGTGGGCGACAGCGTTGCCCTGGACTTCCGCTTCACGGACGAAATTCCGCTGACGCCGACCGGCAAGCAGCGTGTCACCGTGTCTGAACTAAGGGGCTAG
- a CDS encoding heparinase II/III family protein — MSRTPVSPRTARRLPVALFLGAAALTSLTAASAAGGLFGQRAQALASDAWTRAEDDFADLRDAGRDNVIRFWTRTTSSAKAARRARERVAVTPSIGSGSLGNLGSTTPSIGTDSSPVLSSGGRVSSNSSRPRVVNLPLPVPAVDKSSAAYTRFKGWVDSAVAGSRGYGFSAAEAALMYQLSPEAKYCTLAIQMVEEQVTAAESAIAGGGRPAVAGDSYLEVGPMIADVASTMTACAGSITSSQRTRWSAYAEQAVWNVWNYNSAQWGGRAQPWSGWSVTNPGNNYYYSFVEATMYWALASGSSTWFNFLRDNKLAAMQTYFARLPGGGSSEGTGYGTSHMRLFSLYRIWRDATGYDLANANSHASDSIPYWIHATVPTMDRFAPIGDQARSSVPDLYDYHRRLVLEARSVNTNPVIQNQATWWLNNISIARMGSGFNYRYDLLPAGTTATVPTDLIYHARGTGHLFARTGWTRDAMWVAIVAGPYNESHAHQDQGSFTLFSGDWLAVTANIWSHSGINQGTDVHNLVRFVRNGTVARQCESTTKASTMTVTPGSGGAFTADANLTPSFCNADAVTNWQRNFNFANRRLTVRDTFSITSGTTATFQVNVPVAPTLVNSREATAGRLRVRVIEPANATINSNFSSGKYVEDGARFRIDVQGGTTGYVVELSEI; from the coding sequence TTGTCGCGCACGCCCGTTTCCCCCCGCACCGCCCGCCGGCTCCCCGTCGCCCTGTTCCTCGGCGCCGCCGCACTTACCTCTTTGACCGCTGCCAGCGCGGCTGGCGGCCTGTTCGGCCAGCGCGCCCAGGCCCTCGCCTCCGACGCCTGGACCCGGGCCGAAGACGACTTCGCCGACCTGCGTGACGCAGGGCGCGACAACGTCATCCGCTTCTGGACCCGCACCACCTCTTCCGCCAAGGCGGCGCGCCGCGCACGCGAACGCGTTGCCGTGACCCCTTCGATCGGCAGCGGATCGCTCGGAAACCTAGGTAGCACCACCCCCTCCATCGGGACCGACTCCAGCCCCGTGCTCAGCAGCGGCGGGCGGGTCAGCTCCAACTCCTCCCGTCCGCGCGTGGTCAACCTGCCCCTGCCGGTGCCTGCCGTGGACAAGAGCTCCGCCGCCTACACCCGCTTCAAGGGGTGGGTGGATTCGGCCGTGGCCGGCAGCCGCGGTTACGGCTTCAGCGCCGCCGAGGCCGCGTTGATGTACCAGCTTTCACCCGAAGCCAAGTACTGCACCCTGGCCATCCAGATGGTCGAAGAGCAGGTCACCGCTGCCGAATCGGCGATCGCTGGGGGTGGCCGTCCCGCCGTCGCCGGCGACTCCTATCTGGAAGTCGGCCCGATGATCGCCGACGTCGCATCGACCATGACCGCCTGCGCAGGCAGCATCACCTCCAGCCAGCGCACCCGCTGGTCGGCCTATGCCGAGCAGGCCGTGTGGAATGTCTGGAACTACAACAGCGCCCAGTGGGGCGGTCGTGCCCAGCCGTGGTCGGGCTGGTCGGTGACCAATCCCGGCAACAACTACTATTACAGCTTCGTCGAAGCCACGATGTACTGGGCGCTGGCCAGCGGCAGCAGCACCTGGTTCAACTTCCTGCGCGATAACAAGCTGGCGGCGATGCAGACCTACTTCGCCCGTCTGCCCGGCGGCGGCAGCAGCGAGGGTACCGGCTACGGCACCTCGCATATGCGCCTGTTCTCGCTGTACCGCATCTGGCGCGATGCCACCGGCTACGATCTGGCCAACGCCAACAGCCATGCGTCGGACAGCATTCCGTATTGGATCCACGCCACCGTGCCGACGATGGATCGCTTCGCGCCCATCGGCGACCAGGCGCGCAGCTCCGTCCCGGACCTGTACGACTACCACCGCCGTCTCGTGCTCGAAGCGCGATCGGTCAACACCAACCCGGTGATCCAGAACCAGGCGACGTGGTGGCTGAACAACATCTCGATCGCACGCATGGGCTCGGGCTTCAACTATCGCTACGACCTGCTGCCGGCCGGCACCACCGCCACCGTGCCGACCGATCTGATCTACCACGCGCGCGGCACCGGCCACCTGTTCGCCCGCACCGGCTGGACCCGCGACGCGATGTGGGTGGCGATCGTCGCCGGCCCGTACAACGAGAGCCACGCCCACCAGGACCAGGGCTCGTTCACCCTGTTCTCCGGCGACTGGCTGGCCGTCACCGCGAACATCTGGAGCCATAGCGGCATCAACCAGGGCACGGACGTGCACAACCTCGTTCGCTTCGTTCGCAACGGCACCGTCGCGCGCCAGTGCGAATCCACGACGAAGGCGTCGACGATGACCGTCACGCCGGGCAGCGGCGGCGCGTTCACCGCGGACGCCAACCTGACGCCGTCGTTCTGCAACGCCGACGCGGTGACGAACTGGCAGCGCAACTTCAACTTCGCCAACCGTCGCCTGACCGTGCGCGATACCTTCAGCATCACCAGCGGCACCACTGCGACGTTCCAGGTGAACGTACCGGTCGCGCCCACCCTGGTGAACAGCCGAGAAGCGACGGCCGGCCGCCTGCGCGTACGCGTGATCGAGCCGGCGAACGCGACGATCAACTCCAACTTCAGCAGCGGCAAGTACGTGGAAGACGGCGCTCGTTTCCGCATCGACGTACAGGGCGGCACCACCGGTTATGTGGTGGAGCTGAGCGAGATCTGA
- a CDS encoding polysaccharide deacetylase family protein, with translation MNPRPRRLKLLRFLPNGWLATAGPAQDGRTLYLTFDDGPHPEFTPQLLDLLAEHDAKASFFLIGREAERHSDLARRIAAEGHTLGNHSYSHPIFDSLTLAQQLEEIDRTERVLQGIDGRVRHAFRPPRGVLTLPMLAKLASRRHRIDYWSYDSLDYSRRPVPDLLETIQRHPPRAGDIVLMHDDSAHSLALLRQLIPAWKAQGFELRALPHLH, from the coding sequence ATGAATCCACGTCCGCGACGACTCAAACTGCTGCGCTTCCTGCCCAATGGCTGGCTGGCGACGGCGGGCCCTGCGCAAGACGGACGCACGCTGTACCTGACCTTCGACGATGGCCCGCACCCGGAGTTCACGCCCCAGCTACTGGACCTGCTGGCCGAGCACGATGCCAAGGCCAGCTTCTTCCTCATCGGGCGCGAGGCGGAGCGCCATTCCGACCTGGCCCGTCGGATTGCCGCCGAAGGCCACACGCTGGGGAACCACTCTTACTCGCATCCTATCTTCGATTCGTTGACGCTCGCGCAGCAACTCGAAGAGATCGATCGCACCGAGCGCGTGCTTCAAGGCATCGATGGCCGCGTTCGGCATGCGTTCCGCCCTCCGCGCGGCGTGCTGACGCTGCCCATGCTGGCGAAGCTCGCCAGCCGCAGGCATCGGATCGACTACTGGTCCTACGACAGCCTGGACTACAGCCGGCGGCCCGTCCCGGACCTGCTCGAAACGATCCAACGGCACCCGCCTCGGGCGGGGGACATCGTGCTGATGCACGACGACAGCGCGCATTCGCTGGCACTGCTGCGCCAATTGATCCCTGCCTGGAAGGCGCAAGGATTCGAACTGCGCGCGCTACCGCATCTCCACTGA
- a CDS encoding glycosyltransferase family 2 protein produces the protein MNAAAPATDTRIPLVSVVMPVYNAEATMERSIESVLTQSHREVELILVNDGSRDSSAAIMDAYAKRDPRVVAVHQANGGVAAARNRGLQAARGTHVAFLDSDDWWDPEKLALQLAHMARTGARVCYTAYQRVAEDGRALTMVVPPERVDYAGMLYSNRIGNLTGIYVRSLGEVAFQKMGHEDYVFWLDRVRRAGHAERVPEARPLAYYLVRGGSVSANKLRAAGWQWRIYRETEQLNWPRSAWCMLHYMAHALLKRSPVSRPA, from the coding sequence ATGAACGCCGCGGCGCCCGCGACGGACACCCGCATTCCGCTCGTCAGCGTGGTGATGCCGGTATACAACGCGGAAGCGACCATGGAGCGTTCGATCGAGTCGGTGCTGACGCAGAGTCATCGCGAGGTCGAGCTGATCCTGGTCAACGATGGCTCTCGCGATAGCTCGGCCGCGATCATGGATGCCTACGCCAAGCGCGATCCTCGCGTGGTGGCCGTGCACCAGGCCAATGGCGGCGTCGCCGCGGCACGCAACCGTGGCTTGCAGGCGGCAAGGGGCACCCATGTCGCCTTCCTGGACAGCGACGACTGGTGGGATCCGGAAAAGCTCGCGCTGCAACTCGCGCACATGGCCCGCACCGGCGCCCGCGTCTGCTACACCGCCTATCAGCGGGTGGCCGAGGATGGCCGCGCGCTCACGATGGTGGTGCCGCCGGAGCGCGTCGACTATGCGGGCATGCTCTACAGCAACCGGATCGGCAATCTCACGGGCATCTACGTGCGCTCGCTCGGCGAGGTGGCCTTCCAGAAGATGGGGCACGAAGACTACGTGTTCTGGCTGGACCGGGTGCGCCGCGCCGGCCACGCCGAGCGCGTGCCGGAGGCGCGTCCATTGGCGTACTACCTGGTGCGTGGCGGCTCCGTGTCGGCGAACAAGTTGCGCGCGGCCGGGTGGCAATGGCGCATCTACCGTGAGACCGAGCAGCTGAACTGGCCGCGCTCCGCGTGGTGCATGCTGCACTACATGGCGCACGCGTTGCTGAAGCGAAGTCCCGTGTCGAGGCCCGCCTGA